AACAAGCAAGGGGAGCAAGAGAAACTAGTGATGGTCAAATGAACACTGCTTGCAATTATCAGAAGGTTTTGCCTTTTATTTCTATTTAAGACATTTCAAACTTCGTGTAAGGAACTGATACAACAAGGATAAAACTCAAATTTGTAGGAAGCCATAGCACAACTACAACAACAGAGTAGCACATGCCAAAAAGCAACTCAAAGCGATTTACCAATATTGCTTGGCTTTTGCTTAATCTGACCCGTGGAGACCAATCCTTTTTCCAATACCCAATCTTCAATCATCGCCTGAGAATTCACTGCTTGATCGGTAGGCACAAGATGTCCTGCGTTCATTATCACAACATGGGTCAAATTCTCCCACTTCTGCATATATCCAGCAAGCTCGCCGTTCACTCTCCAAACATTCCGCTCCGCCTCCAAAAACTTTCCAATTCCGTCccacttcatcttcttcatccatgcCTCGGTTGACACCACTCCATCTCTCAAATCACACTGCCCCTGGTATAACAACACCTTAGTATTCCTAACCAAGAACTCCACCATGTACCTGTTGAAAATTGCTTTTGTTACTGCAAATTTACTAGAACAATAATAAGTAGTTTATTTGCAGGATGAGTCTttgtttaaatttaaatttatttAGATACGTTTGGTAAGATATTTTAGTATTTTGAGTTTTATTCTGCAGATTTTCTGTTTTCAAGTACAATTTCAATGTTTAATCTTTTTGCTGCTGCACCATCTTTTAGAAAACCAACAGTACCTCACACTTTTCATCACGTCCTCGTGCAACACTTTGCCTACCAAATCACTGCACACGTCGAAAGCTATCGATTCTCTCGCTTTTAGAGCCCTCTTAATCTCTACATTGCTTAAAAACTTAGCAACCAATTCATCTTCATAAGTCTTTAGCCTCCTAAAATCATATAAAGTCGCAAGCCCTGTCATATTACTCAACGTCCCCAACACCTTTGATCTAGCACTTGTTGCCTCGCTCCAATTTCCATTTCTAGTAAGTTGAATTGCTTCCTTTTGAAGCATTTCCAATTTCACCTTTTGCTTTTCATTAATCAACCCTGAATAATAAGCACTTAAAGCATGAGTTCCCACTTGAGTTTCAGGGTCAGTTAGTCCATTACCAATAGCAATCCCAGCTAAATTTAATCGTCTCGATTTAGGCAACCCCTCGTTCTTTTTCAGTGTATAGTAACCAAATGATGGCACATATTTTCCAGCATAACTTTCACCAGTGAGATAAATAGGTCGATTTTCAAACAGACGATCCAACGCGATAAATTTGGTTACAGCAGTAAAAAGATGTCTAGCAACATCATGTTGGTTTCTTGGTATCTCATCTGGACTTGTAGCAATACTAAATCCAGTTCCAATTGGATTATCAAGAAAAAGGAGCCCGAAAACACGATTCCAGGACCCTGGATTTTGTTCGAGCGTAAGGTGTTCGACGTTATGCCTGAGAGAAAACGAAACGCGAAAAGGACCTAATTCATAGAAGTTTCCAAGCATGGATGAACAACCAGGACCACCTTGAAGCCAAATGAGAATTGGGGTTTCATAAAGATTGGTTCTTGGTTTTTGAGCTTCATAAAAAGTGTAAAAAATTGATGAATTAGTTGTTGTGTTAACTATTAGGTAGCCTGATTTTGTTGGGAGTGCTTCTTCAGGAAAGGAAGATTCAAGAGTTATTGCTAATGATGATAAGCAATTGGTGAGTAATAAGAGGAGTATAAAGAGGTGTAGTTGTTTTAGTTTGGACTCCATTGATGGTAGCTCCAACAAGGGCATTGATGATTGACCTGTGTCAGTTATAAAGTGGAGGTACTAAAGATAAGAAAATGCCTTAATTTTATTGTTGTGCTTGTCCATAAGTACAAGGTAAATATTCTACTACACAGGCGGATATTCTTATCTCTGAGAATTCAGAGTAATAGCCGGTATAATCCCATAAGTGAGACTATCGATCCTTAAATCCACTTTCCATCCTCTTTTTAGGTTGGCACTGTTGGAGTGATTGGCGGAAATGCCGTTGAGACTAAGTCTTTTTACTTTCGTTTGGGCCATGGCGGCCAATGACCGAAGCTACTAGTAGTCCCGAGGGGGCGGGTTTAGAACGTCGTGAGACAGTTCGGTTCCTATCCCATGTTGGATTAATATTATTCTAGGCTGGAGCAATGAACCTATTTGAAATGGCCCATTTCGTACCAGAGAAGCCTATGTACCTATCGGGCGCCAATAAAAGAGAAAGTAGCAAGATTTGTTTCCGCTAGACGCCTCACAGGAAAAGTAATTGGCACAAGATTGTAAGAAAGAGACGGTAAAATAGCAAGATACAAAATAGATATGACAAGAAATAGTAATATATATTGAGGAATAAGAAACTACGAGAAAACTAAATATTACTATTAAAAACTTAGCTACCTATTAACTTTTAACCCTAATTCTCGAcctccatattttcttatttaaggtcatgtcctcatTCAGCTGAAGCTATACCATGTCTTGTCTAATCATCTCCCCAGTTCTTCTTCGGTCTACTTTTACCTTTCCTAACTCCTGCTACaaccaacctctcgcacctccttACCTGCGCATCCTCCAACCTCCGCTTCCCATGCCGGAACCACCTCAGCCTGACTTCCCTCATATTGTCTACCACTAATGCCGCTCCCACATTATCCCGTACAACTTCATTGCTAATCATATCTCTCCGAACATGCCCACACAACTATCCGAGCATCCTCATCTCTGCTATCTAATTCCGAGCATGAAAGTGTTCAGCAATTATTGTACCCTTTTTAATTAATACAAATCTTACCTTTTATATTGCTACCAAGTTCAGTCCAACTTTAATATTAAGATAGTGAATGATTAGTGAAAAGATAGAAAAAGAGCACCTTCAAGTTATTAAAATACCCTTCAATTATTGATGAAATATAATTTTTTATACTCATGTTTCTCTTTTCATCCTAGTATGTCAATTGTTGTgttcaacaacatacccagtgtaatcccacaaggtATATAAATATGTTGTTGGACAGATTTGAACCCTCGGCCCTCGCCACCCGAGAGAAACCTTCCACGCGGTGTCCTTGGCACCACAACTACTTTTTTCCTCAAGCATCGTAAATCCGCCTTACGGACATTGAATTTGTTTCCGGATGTAATACTGTAGTAGCAACGGTAGACGGGGTCGGCATGAGACATCGGTTTTTAAAAAACATTCTTTTGCCACTATCTTTCTTTCACGAGGCGATGACAAAAAATGTGCTTTGTCAACTCATCCAAATTTATACATATGATTTGAGCAACTCAAAATTCGTTTTCGTTTATGCTTAAGGTAAATTTTTGAGACAAAAAGATTTCTCACGGAGTACGCAGTGACAAAatgatcattttccaacgccaaaaATTTAACTTTCCAGTAATATGCATTTCCTAGACAACTAACTCATAACTCAGTAATTTCACTGTTGCAAAAAACTACGTCACTTTAGTATTACAAATATAGCTAGTTTAGTGATTACTGTTACAAAAATAATTTTGTGACTTAAATGTTACAAAAAATAAGTTTGATGACCATCAATTAACCCCTCAACCAACCATGCCTCTATTCCAAACTAGCCAGTATAGAAATGAGAAAGTAATTCGAATCTTCTGTCACTTGGCTTCAGAATAATTAGTATTTGATAATGTAACTACATCAGTTATCTGCTCCACAACATTCCATTCGAGTTAGGAAGTTACACATGGATCTGTTATCGATCCGAATAATTCTCAATTCTCCTCAAGTCTACTGCTACTGAAtacataaaagaaagaaaaaatggtATTCGCGAAGCAAAAACTTCTCGGGAATGAGTATAATAGCCTACTGTACTTGGTGTTGTGCATCCCTTGCAGCAACCATGTGAGGAGTTTCTTGGCAAAGCCATTGGGAAACATGACAAACGAACACCATGGAGGTCAAAAATTGAATCCGCCAAATCCCCCACCTGGAAAACCACCTTCAAAGTGGAACGTATACTGCTGCCCTCCTCCTCCGCCGAATGGGTTGAATCCCCCACCGCCCATTCCTGAACCCATGTCATCAATGTCTTCTCCCTGATCATATCGTGTACGTTTTTCCTCATCCCCGAGAACCTGTTAAGAGATGCATGCCATTCAGACAACTAGCAGAAAGTCCAAACAGGTATTTCATTCTTTGGTTTCCAAATCACGATTAAACAAAATAACATCCTCAAAATGCGCTAATAGAGGAGAAACTAAGGGTAGAAAGTTGAAAACAGACCATTTTATACAACATTATCTGAACACAGATTATGCACATTTTCAaattaatttatgtgatatttaaCAATCGGACTTGGTAAATATTTGACGGAGACAAAAAGTGCtcatttttgacaaacttaaaggaccaaaactatgCAGTTAATACTTAAGGGACATTTTTTGAACCTACTACCCAGCCAAGATAAGGGACCGCATCTAATATTTCCAGTATGTATGGAGCAAGAAAACCACATGTCGGAACACTAAACCAGGAAACATGCACTGGGCCAAGTATCTCTGATACAGTAAAAGAACCAAATTGGCAAAGAATTGTCAGAAACTTTTTAGCATAATCTGGTCACCGCTGATGCTCATAAAGATATCTTGTAGAATAAAATGACCCCCAAAATATCAAACATTTGGAGCTATTAAGAATGTTGCCCTCCATTATGAGGTATCTTAAGACTGTTGCAAAACCAAATAAGAACCGAACAGATCAAATGAAAATGATggagaagaaaacaaaaacaaacctCATATGCAGCTGCTATTTCACGAAACTTGTTTTCGGCTTCTTCTCTGTTTTCAACGTTCTTGTCAGGATGCCATTGCAGAGCAAGCTTTTTGTATGCCTTTTTGATCTCTGCTACAGATGCTGTCTTTGACACTCCCAAGATCTTGTACCAATCCTTCCTTTGACTCAATTTCAATGATCTCTCAGCCCTCATCAGCGCTTCACGAATATTCCTATCCTATAGAAGTGTACTTCGGGATTATTTGATATCCAGATTAAGGCTAAAAAGATAAACCTCGAAAGAAAGgaccacatacatacatatatatatgtacatacatatatggaTTCATATACAAAAATCAGCAGATAAGCAACAACAATCGCTTGAACAAAAACCATACGAACTTAGTTTAAGTCAAAAGGAACAACTTTACTTTACTTGGAGGCACTGAATCAtgtatctttttcttttcattttcatatGCCGACTTTTTGGTCatattattactccctccgtcccaatttatgcaacactctttcctttttagtcagttccAAAAAGAATGACGCATCTATTTTAGTAACAATTTCACTTTTAATTTTCCATTTTagccttaatgagatgatttatagtcacaaaaTTTCTACGGCGTATTTTAGACCGAAAGTTTGAAAAGTCTTCCTTTTCTCTTAAACTCCGCgcccagtcaaacaccttcacataaactTCACagaaattgggacagagggagcaCAAAACTTGGAAAATCTAATCCTTGTTACGAGAAAaacacatatcatatcatatatctaCCATGTGTTGGGCAAGATTGAGTTGTCCTGCCAACGTTTTGTCTCATCTTAGATGTAGTATACTACATTAAGAAACATCACGCTGAGGAGAAGAGGtttaaaaagggaaaaagaaaaccACAGCAAAATGTTGCCAACAAACCTGAGGAGATTTTTCAGCTGCTTCTTTCAGATCTGCAACAGCTCCCTCCCAATCTTCTGTTAGAAGCTTGGCTTCACCCCTCTGTAAAAAATATGTCCAACTCAAAGATTCAGGATTTTTTATGGTGGAAACAAGATATTTCTAAGCAAACAACTTGGTCTAATACAATTCGGTCATCCTAATGTCATTGACTGTATTTGTTTAAAGGTTGAAAATAGTAAAAATCGGATAAAGATAGAACCTGCACTAGAGCATCAATAAGCTCTCCATCAAGCTCAAGGGCTTCTGAACAGCTTGATATAGCATCCTTCCCCCTTCCCAGCTTCACCAAGACTTTACACAAACCAAGATGAAGATTTACATTATGTGCAGAATGGTTGGGGTCCAATGCCAAGGCTGCTCTGTACTCCTCCACGGCAAGACGAAGCTTACCCTTACTTGCATTATCTTCTGCCTGCATGAAAGCTTAGGGTTTGAGAATTTCACATTGTAGCACATCTTGGAGACacggacccgtttggccataaaagtCATTCACTTTTTTTCCGGAAtactttttcactttatttgaaaatcagtgtatggccatgaaaattccaagtccaacttgaagttgtatttcaaatttgGAAAGCAAGTTACTATTTTCCAACTTAAATTTCgcttttgaagttgtatttaagtACATTCAAACATGAACATTGCTCCAAATATACTTTGCtaaaagtataaccaaacacaactccatcttcaactccaactccaattccaactccataaattccaaataaattgagaaatatttgaaatctatggccaaatgcctaGAAAGAGGAAAAAGGGAAGATAAGGAGGCTTACACTTTTAGTCTTTTTCAGCAAGTTTTTCAAGCCAAAATACGTTTTCTTCAATTCCCCATGCTCTGGGTCTGAACGGAGACCTTTTTGGTAGTGCCTGAAGAAGGGTGTAAAAAGCTTCTTACAAATCTCCATAACATAATGTTaggtttttttccaaattttccctccaTTTTTTAAAGGGAAGTCATAAATTTGGCCGCTTGTCAAAAATAATTACAGCCACTagccaaatatataaaaattatacattagttatgtataaaatatgtatattatatgtatatatacattaataTACAAAAGATATACATTTTCCGGCTATTAGATGGCTATACAACGTAAAATTCCTTTTTTGGGGTTCTCTCTTTTCACCTTTATGCTGAATTCCCTTTTCTTGGATTGGTGTAGTGGGAGGCAGGACACAGTGGACCAAATTGATAGTTTGTCAGGCATACCTTAAGGCAACATCATGATCAGCTAGATAGTAGTAGGCACGGCCTCTTAACAGCAAAGCCTCCAGATTATCTTCATCCTCTTTAAGCATGTATCCTGCCTCCAATATGACACCAGAATAATCTTTATCTGCTAGCAATAGCTTCACCTTAAGGAGTTTGGCCTAGAAATTCATAAGTAGAAGACATTATTATTGGTACATCAATAATACCATACAACCACATCCTTAAAGATGAAAAAAACCTCAAATTGTTAAAATGAATACCTTGGAGCATGCTGGAGAGAAAACGAGTACGACTTTATCAATATATTCCAATGCTTTTTTAATGTCACCTGTGTCCAACAGGCTGGTAGCTGAATCAAAAGCGCTCTTGGCTTGGAGCAACTGAGAAAGCTCCTTCTCTGCAGCTGAGTCTCTTGGTTTCATCTCCAGAAACTTTTTGTAGCTTTTTTCTGATTCCTCATATCTACATTAGCCAAAAAGAGATCTCCTAAATCATAGATGCTTGAATGCTAACTAATCAGAAACAAGGCTTGAGGGATCATAGATACATTTATGCACCATTCAAAAGTAAGTAGCCCACAATTTGAGATATTTAGGTAACTTGAGGAAGATGCCAATGAATGAAGAAGTACAGGAGTTGACTCTGGGAACAGTAGTTTTGAGGATATACTGGTATATTCAAGCATGGACGGATTTAGGTAGAAGGAAGGGGATCCAAACACCCTTTGTCGGTAAGTTACACTTTATATATAGGGTCAAATCTGTCTTTTATGTATTATATTAAATGTTGAATCTCCCTGACTCAAGCCAGAAGCTCAGCTCAGTGGTAAAGGGTAATTCAAATTCTCTTAGAGGACACAAGTTCAAGTCTTGCTAACCACAGTGAAGCATCTTTTTAGCTttaggtgatttttttttttaatcccctTGGCAAAAATCCTACCTCCGCCACCTTCAAGCTCCGGAGTCCGGACATAATGCAAACGGGTGTTCCATATCCACACAGCTAGCAACATAGATATCTCGAACCTACATTTATTCTAGACTAGctgaaacaacaacaacaacatccagtgaaatcccacaatacGTTGAATGGATACCCTACTAAACATGGTTCAATTATCGTATTATTTGTTGTTACTATTCTTTTCTACGTTATTTGCAACATGGTTTTTTCACTACTGTATTTACTTTTCAAACCTGCTtgctttacttgagccgagggtctatcggaaacaacctctctaccttcacaaggtaggggtaaggtctgcgtacacatcaccctccctagaccccacttgtgggattacactgggtatgttgttgttgcccACCCTACTAAACAAACACTATCATCGTAATTCTTTGCTGTCTAGAAGCTGCAAATCTACCCAGCATTAAATGGAAGATGATAGGAAGCGTCTAAAATATATGTCCACATACATCAAGCAAGCTATTATCAGGAAGACCCCACTTCTAATATGCTAGTGAATTGATCTCTAGAATCAAAGGCATACATGAGTTTTGAGCTGGcataagaaaaataaataaataaataaattattgatTTCAACCTGCACAATTGACGAAGGAGAGATGCACGGTGCCAATACGCCTCTGAAAGCGCTGGGTCTGCCTCTATGGCTGCATTTAGATCATTAAGTGCCTCACTGTATTTCTTAACTTTTACATTTTTTGTAACTCTCTCAAACAATGCAGCAGCATCACCAGGTTTGGTGTCTACACGTCAAGAGTAGCAAAAATATCAGAGAACAATATGCGCCACTTCAATTACAAGACAAAAAATCTGTAAAGCATGCTCCTTTGTGTTTCCTAACTAGATGGATAAATAAACCCTGATGTTTCATCCCTTACATGAAGATTATCTCCTTGATCCTAACAGCAATAATTGGAGAGGGGGACTTAGACACATAACGAGTAGGCATGAAACTCCCTTCCCATTAAGTATTAAAACCGCCCCTCGATAAGATGCAACTTACATTACTTGATGCTAGCAGGAGCTTGAATAATAAGAAATAATCATTCTCATCAAGAGCCTCCCCATTTCAACCAAGAAAAATGAGCCTTGACAAATATGAGCAAAAAAATAttgaagtattttttttttatcaagtaaacgtattttcattcataaacatggccaaaAATTGACCGCATACAACGGGCACACCAACAGGTAAATCATCTACAACAGGATACAATTCTCTACAAACTCCACCCAATCATCTATACAACCAGGAAATCTATGGGTGCgccaaaagaaaataagagatCGGACACTACTCCTCAACTGAAAAAAGATCGACTCTACTCCCTCAAAAGCTCTCCTATGTCTCTCCAAACAACCCACATTAAACCAAGTGGGACCACATTCCTAGCCTTACGTCTTCAAGTTTTTAGTTCAAGCTCCAAACGTGATAATTTGAATCACGCTAAAGATATTAAGAGGCACATGATCTCGTCGGTTCATCCTTATCGCAAATACAAACTGCTGGTCTCACTCAAGACAACATTGAACAACAATTTAATTCCCTTCCCCAACCCAATAgctccttccccccccccccccccccccccccattttaaGTACCAATGGCCCACATTTTCATCACTGCAGCAATATAATTACCCCCGTTTCATCGGTTTTCCCAATATAGTTCTCACTCACTACTGCATAACCTAAGATTGGCACAGTTGAACTTTCTgtctaaccttttttttttcactaACATCCTTATCTAAAATGATGCCTCACATCCTCATTATCAACATTAAAGAgaagaaaaataaagcaaaattgCCTAACAATATACATTTTAATCGAGTAAAAATTTATCCTTTTTCACTACTAAtttctttaacaattaaatttatgattTTTTTATACTTTCCAAGTAGAAATTACATAAGTGGATAGATTCTAATACTCAATAGTCATTCTATTCATAAGATTTTGCTCAAATCTTGAAAGTTAAATCCCCAAATGA
The nucleotide sequence above comes from Lycium barbarum isolate Lr01 chromosome 3, ASM1917538v2, whole genome shotgun sequence. Encoded proteins:
- the LOC132630071 gene encoding serine carboxypeptidase-like 50, whose product is MPLLELPSMESKLKQLHLFILLLLLTNCLSSLAITLESSFPEEALPTKSGYLIVNTTTNSSIFYTFYEAQKPRTNLYETPILIWLQGGPGCSSMLGNFYELGPFRVSFSLRHNVEHLTLEQNPGSWNRVFGLLFLDNPIGTGFSIATSPDEIPRNQHDVARHLFTAVTKFIALDRLFENRPIYLTGESYAGKYVPSFGYYTLKKNEGLPKSRRLNLAGIAIGNGLTDPETQVGTHALSAYYSGLINEKQKVKLEMLQKEAIQLTRNGNWSEATSARSKVLGTLSNMTGLATLYDFRRLKTYEDELVAKFLSNVEIKRALKARESIAFDVCSDLVGKVLHEDVMKSVRYMVEFLVRNTKVLLYQGQCDLRDGVVSTEAWMKKMKWDGIGKFLEAERNVWRVNGELAGYMQKWENLTHVVIMNAGHLVPTDQAVNSQAMIEDWVLEKGLVSTGQIKQKPSNIGKSL
- the LOC132630072 gene encoding dnaJ protein P58IPK homolog; translated protein: MEPLMKLWSFLFTALILNFIFACQLFFLQPLVSALDTKPGDAAALFERVTKNVKVKKYSEALNDLNAAIEADPALSEAYWHRASLLRQLCRYEESEKSYKKFLEMKPRDSAAEKELSQLLQAKSAFDSATSLLDTGDIKKALEYIDKVVLVFSPACSKAKLLKVKLLLADKDYSGVILEAGYMLKEDEDNLEALLLRGRAYYYLADHDVALRHYQKGLRSDPEHGELKKTYFGLKNLLKKTKSAEDNASKGKLRLAVEEYRAALALDPNHSAHNVNLHLGLCKVLVKLGRGKDAISSCSEALELDGELIDALVQRGEAKLLTEDWEGAVADLKEAAEKSPQDRNIREALMRAERSLKLSQRKDWYKILGVSKTASVAEIKKAYKKLALQWHPDKNVENREEAENKFREIAAAYEVLGDEEKRTRYDQGEDIDDMGSGMGGGGFNPFGGGGGQQYTFHFEGGFPGGGFGGFNF